In Siphonobacter curvatus, the genomic window TCATGGAACTGCTTGGGATAGGTTTGGCGGGAAAAGGGCCAAAAGCGGGTACCGACGCCCCCGGCCATGATGACTACGTACGTGTGTTGGAAGTTCATTCGATCATTCAATAAAGATAGGGTTACGATAGGTGTCAAAGCGGATCACTTCTTCAACTATCTGGCGGAATGAGTTTGGAAGTAATGGTTTACTTGCAAAGCTACATTTTCTCGCATATTTCCATAGAATAGATTAATATCGGCAACGTGCCAGTTTTTAATATTCAGTAAAAAGGCTCCAGGGACGTGCGGTTTGGAAATCCAGAGTAATCCGTTGTGCGTTTGAGCATCGGTTAATTTAGGCAGAAATTTCAAATTTCTGCCGACGCCTCCTTGGTGTAGCGAACGAGCCGCGTAGGTTTCCGATGAATTCCAGAGTAGGGGATTGGTACAGATGACCTCTGGACCTTCCTGGAAGAAACCGGGTTCTGGGTGAAAATTCTTTTCAAAGGTACACCAGCTCGCAAAAGTGCCCGACTGTCCAGGCTTTTCAATCGGGCGTAAGGATTGAAACGTTTGCCGGGTTACGGGTCGTCCGATCAAATACGCCGCTACCAGTTGTTGCTGTAATTCTTTCCCGTCGAAAAACTCCTGCAATAGACGAATGGCGTGTATACTGCCCTGACTATGACCGGCTACGATTATAGGCCGACCCTGGTTGTAATGACTAAGGTAATACAAAAAAGCCGTTCGGACGTCCGTATAAGCCAGGTCAAGAGCCTGGTGTTGGGCTGCGGTGTCTTTGGTCAGAAAAACGGCGTAATGGGCTTGCCGGTAGCGGGGGGCATACACTTTACAGGAACCATTAAAAACCGTAGCCTGATTCGTAATCGCACTACTGTCAATACGGGCGTTTAATGTGGGGTCATTAACATCCGCATTCCAAGACTGCGATCCCTGCGGTTTACCCACGTACAGGGTTG contains:
- a CDS encoding DUF3089 domain-containing protein; its protein translation is MNSIFRVIPLILVVISGCARPKPYLIESAYRMDQQPSAPDYTRPAHWAALPDRKDAADLVPTHSSFTNQQATASVDAFFVYPTLYVGKPQGSQSWNADVNDPTLNARIDSSAITNQATVFNGSCKVYAPRYRQAHYAVFLTKDTAAQHQALDLAYTDVRTAFLYYLSHYNQGRPIIVAGHSQGSIHAIRLLQEFFDGKELQQQLVAAYLIGRPVTRQTFQSLRPIEKPGQSGTFASWCTFEKNFHPEPGFFQEGPEVICTNPLLWNSSETYAARSLHQGGVGRNLKFLPKLTDAQTHNGLLWISKPHVPGAFLLNIKNWHVADINLFYGNMRENVALQVNHYFQTHSAR